A genomic region of Oncorhynchus mykiss isolate Arlee chromosome 2, USDA_OmykA_1.1, whole genome shotgun sequence contains the following coding sequences:
- the LOC118936288 gene encoding uncharacterized protein LOC118936288, whose amino-acid sequence MTSVAEWLVQNRGKIEKGVEIMGQASAVLAATVGQLHPVLEAVFVASSEILSNPEGQDARYLTEQFSMVNQKLEGIQAEIEQIALELQRTSLNKQNFDREAQMLSQYEKFQDFVNAKPKFKEKKMEKFLSHYENTDTDLNLDALYNAVTGDNTSGDPMLETVVSTEQRSRRAVEDFCARLKKLFVVGIIAVMGYASLKEGVVGDEMVKKWQERMEDVENRMKAAVDDCTENFADQAKLDMEHQLQEKPGSVDLDFTKSLLDTLVKKYDWVSWSIRVFNDKERIVFFNWLAGKKYHGRGGGANYFDVLTKNNIKVVISFSVQPKPINKGQIQQEIEGQKLKGNMMDVAQVLSRSLPNCLVHAVSHYKEVVETNNFQEDCYYYGKHKKAYLCIHPE is encoded by the coding sequence ATGACCAGTGTGGCAGAATGGCTCGTGCAGAACAGGGGCAAGATCGAGAAGGGGGTGGAGATCATGGGACAGGCCTCCGCAGTCCTGGCAGCCACTGTGGGTCAGCTCCATCCCGTCCTGGAGGCCGTGTTTGTAGCCTCCTCTGAGATCCTCAGCAACCCGGAAGGGCAGGATGCACGTTACCTGACTGAGCAGTTCAGCATGGTCAACCAAAAACTGGAAGGCATCCAGGCTGAGATCGAACAAATCGCCCTGGAGCTGCAGAGGACCTCCTTGAATAAGCAGAACTTTGACCGTGAGGCACAAATGCTCAGCCAGTACGAAAAGTTCCAGGACTTTGTCAACGCCAAGCCCAAGTTCAAAGAGAAGAAGATGGAGAAGTTCCTCAGCCATTATGAGAACACGGACACGGACTTGAACCTGGACGCGCTCTATAATGCCGTTACCGGGGACAATACCTCAGGTGACCCCATGCTGGAGACAGTGGTTTCCACAGAACAAAGGAGTAGAAGGGCGGTAGAAGATTTCTGTGCCAGGCTTAAGAAGCTCTTTGTGGTGGGCATCATTGCTGTCATGGGTTATGCCAGCCTCAAGGAAGGGGTTGTGGGGGATGAGATGGTGAAGAAGTGGCAGGAGCGTATGGAAGATGTTGAGAACCGCATGAAAGCAGCGGTGGACGATTGCACTGAAAACTTCGCTGATCAAGCCAAATTGGACATGGAACACCAGCTTCAGGAGAAACCTGGCAGTGTTGACCTTGACTTCACCAAATCCCTATTGGACACACTTGTTAAGAAATATGACTGGGTTAGCTGGTCTATCAGGGTCTTCAATGACAAGGAGCGAATTGTCTTTTTCAACTGGCTAGCTGGAAAGAAGTACCATGGCAGGGGAGGAGGAGCTAATTACTTTGATGTGTTGACCAAGAACAACATCAAAGTGGTGATCTCTTTCAGTGTACAGCCTAAGCCTATCAACAAGGGTCAGATTCAGCAAGAAATTGAGGGGCAGAAACTGAAGGGGAACATGATGGATGTGGCTCAGGTTCTCAGCAGAAGTCTCCCCAACTGCTTGGTGCATGCTGTCAGCCACTATAAGGAAGTGGTGGAGACCAACAACTTCCAAGAGGATTGTTACTACTATG